Proteins found in one Alteromonas macleodii genomic segment:
- a CDS encoding SDR family NAD(P)-dependent oxidoreductase, whose amino-acid sequence MENNVLIVGASGGIASALIEQYRSAGAKVFAVSRAAASESNNLENVSYHQISEQNDKHICGFVKQLAEQDVVLNTVVITTGFLHNENDGIHPEKRLEDVSEEALTAYFATNSIIPSIWLKHLVNVMSKEGSTLVCLSARVGSISDNGLGGWYGYRASKAALNMFVKTASVEYKRRLKDVMLVCYHPGTVDTGLSKPFQKNVAAKKLFTPEFTAKQLVHHLSALDREQACHFIDWNGEVVTW is encoded by the coding sequence ATGGAAAATAACGTACTTATAGTGGGCGCATCTGGCGGTATAGCGTCTGCGCTCATAGAACAATATCGCAGTGCAGGCGCAAAGGTGTTTGCAGTAAGTCGTGCAGCTGCATCTGAAAGCAACAACCTAGAGAATGTTTCGTATCATCAAATTTCTGAACAGAATGATAAGCACATTTGCGGTTTTGTAAAACAACTCGCTGAGCAAGACGTTGTGTTAAATACGGTAGTAATAACAACCGGTTTTTTGCATAACGAAAACGATGGTATTCACCCAGAAAAACGCTTAGAAGATGTCAGTGAGGAAGCCCTGACAGCGTACTTCGCGACAAATAGCATTATTCCCTCTATATGGCTTAAGCATTTAGTCAATGTTATGAGTAAAGAAGGGTCTACCCTTGTTTGCCTAAGCGCGAGAGTAGGGAGCATATCAGACAACGGGCTTGGCGGATGGTATGGCTACCGTGCATCGAAAGCCGCGCTCAATATGTTTGTTAAAACAGCATCGGTAGAGTACAAGCGCAGATTAAAAGATGTCATGCTGGTATGCTACCACCCAGGTACTGTTGATACAGGACTGTCAAAGCCATTCCAAAAAAATGTAGCCGCTAAAAAACTCTTTACACCAGAGTTTACCGCCAAACAGCTTGTTCACCACCTTTCAGCGCTTGATCGGGAGCAAGCTTGCCATTTTATTGACTGGAATGGTGAAGTGGTAACTTGGTGA